Proteins encoded together in one Bombyx mori chromosome 24, ASM3026992v2 window:
- the LOC134201320 gene encoding serine/arginine repetitive matrix protein 1-like, protein MSGGTSPPIISTPGPSRKGRQVMSSLRFRPAPATRTVSMGLGTDSRPGPPVAAQRTPRIEPEEDVLPPLTDPSGPSRPRKKARSESDRGSSSEKDKRPRIGPSSRSEGEESATTSSAHSSTESVTPSSSRSSSPSGSPIPAQPIPKPRAPARTGTAPRQVRSPPRSPSPTLSPIPVDSTRGAPALSGTAGNLDSTRYMDLESTRPQQVTKPNPTPSTSYAAMAARPGWRPIRGPAQCHRCQAFGHASYNCHRAVRCVRCAGEHIVADCPRPRDGPFSCANCGKDHAAVDRRCAVFRKRARMMGVTVPPPVPQAPRAGSTALPASVPVAKGKGKGKGKTSQPPPPSHSAPSAVVVEALPSAPTLMAQANPPRRINKPKPTPAPRGRTSAGIPVPKLLPTSGPTSTKREKNKRKKAKRKLRKREERERLRGTSEPTLPEPQQTNIETMEVAEAPLTAQQPTSSQPLPTAHPAEGKHDLNNQPPLPPRPQLKAIDAKYFNYELPSDVIAPNNGLNTKKSYKITRLQLSTPLASTVASTSKNDDEVVEDFY, encoded by the exons ATGTCTGGGGGGACATCACCCCCCATTATCAGCACCCCCGGCCCGTCCCGTAAGGGACGCCAAGTTATGTCGAGTCTAAGATTCAGACCAGCACCAGCAACCCGTACAGTCTCGATGGGACTCGGGACGGACAGCCGGCCCGGGCCTCCGGTCGCGGCCCAGAGGACTCCGAGGATCGAACCGGAGGAAGATGTCCTTCCCCCGTTGACCGATCCCTCTGggccctctcggccgcggaagaaggccaggtccgagtctgACCGAGGCTCATCGAGCGAAAAGGACAAGCGTCCTAGAATAGGCCCCTCGTCTAGATCGGAGGGAGAGGAGAGTGCGACCACATCCTCTGCACACTCCTCAACCGAATCGGTCACTCCTTCCTCGTCTAGGTCTTCGTCCCCCTCTGGGAGTCCAATCCCAGCTCAACCAATTCCTAAGCCTAGGGCTCCCGCCAGGACAGGGACAGCCCCAAGGCAAGTAAGATCCCCTCCTCGCTCTCCTTCCCCAACGCTATCTCCAATCCCGGTAGACTCAacccgaggtgcccccgccctaagcggcacggcgggcaaCCTGGATTCGACCAGGTACATGGACCTCGAGTCTACCAGACCTCAACAAGTCACTAAGCCCAACCCCACTCCCTCCACCTCctatgctgccatggcagctaggCCAG GATGGCGTCCAATCCGagggcctgcgcagtgtcatcgctgccaggccttcggacacgcctccTACAACTGTCATCGTGCGGTCCGTTGCGTAAGGTGTGCCGGGGAGCACatcgtagcggactgcccgaggccgagggacggcccGTTCTCCTGTGCCAactgcgggaaggaccacgccgccgtAGACAGACGGTGTGCGGTCTTCCGCAaacgggccaggatgatgggagtaaccgtccctcctcctgTACCACAGGCGCCTCGGGCCGGGAGTACAGCTCTTCCGGCTTCAGTACCTGTAGCAAaagggaaggggaaggggaaagggaaaactTCCCAGCCCCCTCCCCCATCCCACTCCGCTCCGTCTGCTGTGGTGGTGGAGGCACTGCCATCGGCGCCTACGCTGATGGCACAGGCCAACCCACCACGGCGGATAAATAAACCCAAACCCACTCCTGCTCCCCGTGGTCGTACATCTGCTGGTATACCAGTGCCTAAACTACTCCCGACTAGCGGCCCTACGTCCACTAAAAGGGAGAAGAACAAGAGGAAAAAGGCTAAAAGGAAATTAAGAAAAAGGGAAGAAAGAGAGAGACTAAGGGGTACATCTGAGCCCACATTGCCAGAACCCCAACAAACCAATATCGAAACCATGGAGGTCGCTGAGGCCCCCCTTACTGCCCAACAACCGACATCAAGCCAACCACTGCCTACAGCCCATCCGGCCGAAGGCAAGCACGACTTGAACAACCAGCCCCCCCTacccccccgccctca gcTTAAAGCTATTGATGCAAAGTATTTCAACTATGAATTACCAAGCGATGTCATAGCACCTAATAACGgtctaaacacaaaaaaatcttacaaaATCACAAGACTACAGCTATCAACACCTTTAGCGTCGACGGTAGCATCTACGAGtaagaatgatgatgaagttGTAGAAGATTTTTACTAG